The segment AAATTTAATCTGTCAAGATTATAGTATCCTTTAAAGGCAGTCTACAGTGATGGTTCTGCAGGAGTATAGCAGAATGTTCCAAGTCACTCTACTGGTAAGTACTGGAGCTGAGGCTATTCCTGAAAGTAACAAGGAATTTTAAACTTCTCAATTGTAAAGCCACCTACTTGACTGAGTGCTCACCACCCAGTCCTGATGACTGAGAAAGGTCAGGTTGAATGCCTTTCCTAATCATGTCACTATTTCACGCATCTAATTCCTTTCTAATGAGTTTTATAAAAGAAAggtaaatgttatttttacttgCAACTTTCACTTGGGACAAGTGAAGAACTAGTGAATTCTGGAAAAGCAGGAGTTTAATAGTCACTGGGGGGAGTActttaaagaaatagaatatCCTAGTATGCTATGCCTGTGTTATAGCTGAATATTGGAAGAGTTTGTCATCCTGCCAGTATGTGAACTAGTTGCTTTATTGCAATGAACTGGTAAATAACTTTTTCGAGGACTGATATATGCTGTTAGTACAATCAcagcattcttttcttcctagtCTTTGGAAAGCACAAGGAGAATTCTTGGCTTGGCCATTCAggtaagaaaaagcttttgaattcTTTAGGGATGTATAAATTTGAAGAATAAGCAGCAACATTTTAACTCTCACAGAGTGatcttcagtgtttgtttttttcccaattttttttttttttgagacgTTTGTGTTGTGAAGACTTTATGTAATGTGGAAATTATTAGGCTTAAGTAATAAAATCAATATTGTCTTTCTGACTTTTCTTCTAAGCAAAATGGTAAAATCTCCAGATGTTTCAGGTCAGTTATATACACTCATCTGTGACAGATGGCTTTGGCTGCTTCATCGCTTGGCTCTCAAAACaattgatgtttttttgttcctcTCATTTTGTCCTGTTTCCAAGAGGGAGGGCAGGGCTTAGTAGGGTGGGGTAGGGTAGCAGAGGGCaaggctgcttctgcttcttcctaTACAAAAGTACTTCCGTTTATAGTTTACTGTCTGTTCCCTAGTTATAATTTTAGAAGAAGTTAAGTATGATAATGAAACTCTTAACACCCTTGTACATTATTTGAATcaaataaaatctgtattttggaTTTATCTAGATGATGCATCAATGAGTTCCTCTATGCTTTTATGATTTGTATATCCCAttgtaaaaagcaaaaataaacaactgttCAAAGcttacttttaattatttctgaaaataaagagcagatCCCTGGCATGGTCACCTCTGTTAGAGATAACAAAGCTTACATGATTCAGTTGAGATTGTTTTGCTACTACTTGTGCATGCAGTGGACAAATGGGAATACAGAAACTGAGTGGTGAAACTAGTGATAAGACTTCTAGCACAGAAGATgagataaattaaaattaatgcttaCGACAGTTTGAGCTGCAAATTTACAGTAAAATGTGGGTATTTTTTAGAACTTCATAGAAAAAAACCTCTGGTGTATCCTACAGTGCTGGCTTTAGATGCTGTTACCCATTGTTGTGTGTTCCTTTAATTGCAGTCATCATTACTACAGAAGACCATTATTAATCAAAACAAGCCTAAAGTGCCTCAGCGGCTCAATGGGAGTTCACCCCTGCACAACAGCCTGCAGGTTTGATACCCAACATGCTTggtccacagaaaaaaagaacatcttgCATTTTCATCAAGCTAtctcttaaaacaaagaagagcCACACATACCTTCTTTCTGTGCTACCACTTCTGTTCGTGAAGCACAAAGAGAGCTCTGGAGTACAGTATTCACATTTCTTCTGAGGCTTCCGGAGACACAGGTTCTCGTTTAATTTGTAACTGAGGAATCTGGAGGAGTGGTGAACGTGATGCCAGAATGGAATGGTGTTAATGTGTTTACGTGAACAGAAGGTCCCAGTGAAGGTACAGGAGACAAAGTGTCCAAAAGGGGCAAGAAAGAGCCTGTAGGAAGCAAATCAGCTGACACCAGAGAGATTTGCTGTTCTTCTCTCAGTTGAGACACTAACTGGGAGTTGCTCTGACAGTTCTGAAGGTCCATACGACTCTAATgataaaagaggagagaaatctctctctttctgtgttATAGCTGAATATTGGAAGAGTTTGTCATCCTGCCAGTATGTGAACTAGTTGCTTTATTGCAATGAACTGGTAAATAACTTTTTCGAGGACTGATATATGCTGTTAGTACAATCAcagcattcttttcttcctagtCTTTGGAAAGCACAAGGAGAATTCTTGGCTTGGCCATTCAggtaagaaaaagcttttgaattcTTTAGGGATGTATAAATTTGAAGAATAAGCAGCAACATTTTAACTCTCACAGAGTGatcttcagtgtttgtttttttcccaattttttttttttttgagacgTTTGTGTTGTGAAGACTTTATGTAATGTGGAAATTATTAGGCTTAAGTAATAAAATCAATATTGTCTTTCTGACTTTTCTTCTAAGCAAAATGGTAAAATCTCCAGATGTTTCAGGTCAGTTATATACACTCATCTGTGACAGATGGCTTTGGCTGCTTCATCGCTTGGCTCTCAAAACaattgatgtttttttgttcctcTCATTTTGTCCTGTTTCCAAGAGGGAGGGCAGGGCTTAGTAGGGTGGGGTAGGGTAGCAGAGGGCaaggctgcttctgcttcttcctaTACAAAAGTACTTCCGTTTATAGTTTACTGTCTGTTCCCTAGTTATAATTTTAGAAGAAGTTAAGTATGATAATGAAACTCTTAACACCCTTGTACATTATTTGAATcaaataaaatctgtattttggaTTTATCTAGATGATGCATCAATGAGTTCCTCTATGCTTTTATGATTTGTATATCCCAttgtaaaaagcaaaacaaaaaactgtacaaagcttactttttattatttctcaaaatataGAGCAGATCCCCGGCAGATTCATCTCTGTTAGAGATAACAAAGCTTATGTGATTCAGTTGAGATTGCTTTGCTACTACTTGTGCATGCAGTGGACAAATGGGAATACAGAAACTGAGTGGTGAAACTAGTGATAAGACTTCTAGCACAGAAGATgagataaattaaaattaatgcttaCGACAGTTCTGAGCTGCAAATTTACAGTAAAATGTGGGTATTTTTTAGAACTTCATAGAAAAAACCTCTGGTGTATCCTACAGTGCTGGCTTTAGATGCTGTTACCCATTGTTGTGTGTTCCTTTAATTGCAGTCATCATTACTACAGAAGACCATTATTAATCAAAACAAGCCTAAAGTGCCTCAGCGGCTCAATGGGAGTTCACCCCTGCACAACAGCCTGCAGGTTTGATACCCAACATGCTTggtccacagaaaaaaagaacatcttgCATTTTCATCAAGCTAtctcttaaaacaaagaagagcCACACATACCTTCTTTCTGTGCTACCACTTCTGTTCGTGAAGCACAAAGAGAGCTCTGGAGTACagaattcacattttcttctgaggcTTCTGGAGACACAGGTTCTTGTTTAATTTGTACTGAGGAATCTGGAGGAGTGGTGAACGTGATGCCAGAATGGAATGGTGTTAATGTGTTTACGTGAACAGAAGGTCCCAATGAAGGTACAGGAGACAAAGTGTCCAAAAGGGGCAAGAAAGAGCCTGTAGGAAGCAAATCAGCTGACACCAGagatttgctgtttcttctctcagttGAGACACTAACTGGGAGTTGCTCTGACAGTTCTGAAGGTCCATACGACTCTAATgataaaagaggagagaaaaaacaaagcaacaaatgaacagaaatatgtGCATACTTTTACAGATTCTTGCAAGAAAAGTCAGTGGTGTCAAAAGTTCATTTCTGGCAGatagggaaggaagagaaaaatttGCAAGAAAGCCAGTTGATGCAGTGCTAACAAAGCCAGTGTATCACATCTGAACAATAAAGACCTCACTGCGCAAAGCCTAAAATTTAGTTCCACTTTTTATGAGTGCAATTTTTACAAGACACTGAGTTAAAAGAATGAGTCAGTATTTCACCACTATTGTTTCACAGCATCTCCTACCTTGTAGCCCTTGCAAGACCTGGATTCTTTGGCTTCTCAGAGCACTCATTTCCATGGTTATCTGCAAAACAGGAGTTTTAAATCACTTCTACTATTGGTAGTTTCTCAGATTGCCAACTTCTAGTCCTGTCAGTCTCAAAAGCCTACTGTTACCTGTTGCTTTAACACCAGGAGCCGCTGAATCTCAACATATGCAGCCTGCAGGGCGGCTCTAGCTTGCAAGAGATTATTGTCCACATTATGCAAGGACTTGCTCAATTCTTCTTCTCTCAGTGAAACAGCCAACAACTGGTCTACTTGAGAACGTTCTGGAAAAAAGTCCACATAGGTTAGCATATAACGGTACTTGCCAACACATTAAAATACATGACAAGTGATACCTCAATAAATATTATCACTTCCTAACGTATAAACACACGTAAAGCATTAGTAGCTGTACAAGAGACTGAAATAGAGCATCTACACACAGGAACAATCGCATATTGCACAGAAGAACAAAGTTAATAATTTCCTCTTTAAATGATGTCAACTTTGACTGCagtagctttaaaaaataaaaatcatagctttaccagcactgaaaagaaagtgaCCCAGTTTCACAAAGATCTTCCAAGTCAATCGAGTTTCAATTTGTGTACTCATCAGCTTTTTCCAAGTTAATTTCTTCCAATAGATTTACTACAATAATATGGCGCTAGAACaaaatgacatgaaaaaaaaaataaaatccttccaCGCACTGAATTTCACTAGTCACCTGGAAGCCAAGATTCCAAACAAGAACGGAAAGACCCAAATGTATCCAATTGCTATAGCTTTAATTTTATAGGACTTACAGACATGACAAGAGTCCATCCCTATGACCCTGAGCACACCAACATAACACTAAGCCACTACAGCCAAGTCACGGTACTACTAGGTATTTACAATCTCTGTTAtagacacacacaaacatacataATAGTCACTCACCTTTTTtacctttgatttttcttcttttattctttctttccagactGGGGATTTCAGGAGAGGATCCTTCCTACAAGTAAGATCCTTTATTAACAAAAGATGCAATAGCAATTTCACCTAAATCAACAAGGCAAACATCCACCATTATCTCAGGAAGCATCACTTTCCTAACCACAGAAAAGAATATGTATAATTTTGCACATTCTTATGTAActtgctcttctctctctttttaaaagtgAGAATTAGATATTAGACATTAGATGTTATTAAATAGACATGCTTAGATGCTCAAAGCCACACTTGGTTCAGCTTTTCTACTTCATAGATTTAGTTGGCAATGTGAAGGATGAAATTAGTGAGAAATTATAATTCTCACTTCCTACACTTAACAAATCCATTCTGATTAATTTGATCAGAAgcttcttttttactttgtgttATGACTAAGACAAGGCAATTAAACAAATTCAGATAGATAAATTTCTGGCTTAGAGACAGGATACCATCTCCAATCTTCTTCTACCTTATTTTAGGCATTTGGTTTTGTAAAGAGGATTGTCTTTCCTTGTTTGACCATAAAACCTGAAACGTCTACAAAATTAGATGTCCAATACagtttagttttcatttcagtttcagaacaCCCAGATCCTCACTGCAACACTACTTTCATGGGAACATTTTAACAGTTTATTTACTAGCATAGTATGTGTGCCACTAAATCAAAACTGAAGAGCATTTGTATTCCCTACTAATAAAAAGAGGTCTAACCAAAAATCTTCCACTATAAAAGCAGAAAcggaaaatattttaaaatataattaagtcaaataagcaaaataaacctATTAAAGTACGAGGcaataaaaaatagagaaagtCATCCGTACAGAGACCATTCTAAACTGGTTGTAACCACTGactggaaaataatgtttttagcACACCAAAACTTCACAATATTGTACACTTACTCCCGTTGCTCTTCGTTTCTTGCCAATTCCTTGGCTGTCATTTTGCTCAGTACCAGAAGTGTAGCTGCTGTCTGTAGCTGCATCTATGTTGTTAGACACTGCAAGAAGTACATCACTTGAAGCCAGAGGATTTTCTTCTGATACTTCTAACACATTCGGTTTTTCAAGAAGAGGTGCTCTCTTATCTGGACTGTCTTGCTCTGCTTTTATGAAGCCAGTGAGCTCAGAAGTAGCCTGTAGGCTGTGTTTCCTTCCAGTGGTCTCAGTTCTTTCAGATTCAAACGGtgacaaagaaagagaagaggtcTCCTGTTTCAAGTCAGCTCGTATGTCAACACTTGCCTCATATCCAGATGTTATATCATGTAAGCGTCTGGCTGCAACTACTTGCCTTTCCTCACATTCTTTTGCTTTGGGTTGTTCACTAAAAAAGCTGTAAGCAGAAGGGTGTCTGTCTGCAATgacactgctttcagaaaagctaCGTTTTCTGGCTGACCCAGGCGCTGCTAAGGAAATCCCTTCCCACTGGAATCCTTCCAGAGTAGACAAATCAGATTCTTCAACAAGTTCTAGAGACTCTTGATCATTTTGAATAAGAGGCACCATTTCTATACCAAACctttaacaaggaaaaataaataaataaataaacaacacatGTAACAAACCATTtaaatctaattaaaaaaataaataagattcCCCCATTCCGAGTTGCATATTACTGTTTGAAACGATCAGCAACTCATTAAACTGGTATTCTGTAGTTTCCATCTCATGTAGCAACTGTATACTATATATCACAAAAACACGTTTTGTTGCTAAGAAATGACAGGACAATTtccaaaaacacaaagaaatattaaCTAACTCTAAAAGCTTGAATATCATCCAGAAGATCTGTTCAGCACTCAAGTGACGTTAAAGCTGTTGTCTTTGCTTCTCAGAGTCTTATAAAGCAAAACTTCAAACGGAAGCAAAACTAATCATTTTCAGAACTACCTGTAATCCAGTTTGGAACAAGCAAAGATTACACATTTTCAAGAGTCTGTAAAACCTTCAGTCCCTCTAAGAGGCTTAAAGAATGAGATATTTTACAGTCGCTCTAAACACAAATACAAACTGCTTATCAGATAAAAACAGATTCATATCTGAAAAGTGAACAATTATTCTGTCTGCAACAATGCAAGCATTTCTTGTAGTCCTGAGTACATGAAGCAATTGCAACAGTGCTGTTCACATTCTCATTATGTTTTACACACTTCCATTTACTAGAACCTAAAATACAAATGCGTTCCTACACATGTCATATATATTCAGGTATTAAGCAGTTATTGCGAGCTGATCAGAATCTGTTCTGAGCAGCAAACTCTTGTCACTTATTTGTAGACCAACTGCCACAGAAGCAATCAAAACAATTCCAAGTACTTGTCATGCTAAGAGATGGCTGTATCAAAACGCTTCATTATAAAGTCTTCTTTTTAGCATTCTGAGATTCACTTAAGATGAGGTGAAAACAACCCAATCccttaaacacacacacacacacacacacacacacacacagttacaCTTAAAAGCTACCAACCTTGGTAAACCTTTGCCAagttcctgtttcttctttgaTACCTGCTGGATGACTTGATCCCAGTTCACGTTTCGCCGGGAAGCACTAAGGATCTGCCTGAGGGTGGGTTTAAGCCCCGACTCTTTCTCAGTTTCACTTCTCCGATGACCACTGACATTCCGAATGCGCCGTGCGTTATTGAGATTGGGCTCCGGAAGGTGTATTCCCACTTTGCTCTTCAAACTAATATGCCGTGTCAGGTCTCTTTGCAGAGAGGCCGGGAGGCCAAGTTTACTTAAATCAGGAAGGAGGCCTAGTGATTGACTTCCTCCTTTCTGCAGCTCATGATCTGAATGATTTTCAAAACCTTCCACTTCAAAGCGACCACCTGACTTGACATGCTCTTCATTCACTTCTCCTTCCTGTGAGGAGGTTTTCAAACCCACGTGCAAGAGCTCCTGTCTGTTTGATGGAGAATCTGTGGATTCCATCTGAAATGCAGAATCTTTCAGATCAGCAGATGCAATGCTTGAAGCAGATGGCTTTTCATCAACATCCTTTTCAGAGGCAGCAAGTTGACCTTCTGGAGTGTCGCAGAGTAAACAAGAACTAACAGAAGgactctgtttttcttctactttctctcttcctgttaACTCATCGTCACTCACATCTTCTAATGAATGTAGCCTGAACTCATTCTTTGGTGATGCTTTCCCCGTTTCTCCCATATTCTGGTCACTTGTATTCTTGCAAGAGTTTAAGGGAGCATTTTGTAAGGAATGGTTAGACTGAACATCTTTGggtttttgttctgcttcaccTAAATTATCAACATGCTCACCAAGATTACTGCTAAGTGTGTCTTTGCTGTTGCCTTGTAAGTCGCCAGCAGATGCATCATGTTGCTCTGACGACAAAGAAGGTAAATTGTTAGCTTCCAGATTCAGTGCTTTCAAATGGTTCTGTTCTTTGATACTAGGTGAGAATAACAGAGACTTGACATTTTTGAACAGACTTTTTGTATCCAGCTTCTGGGAAGACAACTTAACGTCCATGATATTTAGAAGAGGGGATTTCAGTGATGGCATCCTACTACTTCTGCCATCATCTTTGTCAGGCTTTTCATCACTGGAACCAGGGTAATCTAGTGTTACATTAGAACGGGAAGATACTTCCCATTTTTTAACTTTTGGGATGCTAGCAGCGGCTTCACaagtttttccttttactgaTGATTCAGTAAGAGGCAAAAATATAGAATCCATTTTCTCTGTAGCTTTAGAAACATCTTCAAACCACGATTGCTGCTCTGTAGATTTTTGGGATGGGTAGGGAGTCCAGCGATGTATTTTATCTCTTGAAGGGCTCCCactttttccactgtttcttgGAGCTTTGCTTTCTGGTTGC is part of the Coturnix japonica isolate 7356 chromosome 5, Coturnix japonica 2.1, whole genome shotgun sequence genome and harbors:
- the LOC107314723 gene encoding zinc finger protein 106-like, translated to MGLVFCWLSTEWHQNLSSSKLFCRQAEPCCINQETECDDRRSQRRREERATYKEREAYDQSSWHHHSASQRDWKWERDDYINSRQGQFSHSQRNANISRHPGGPRGRSGWHQNVSGSSSSWHNYGNSGIVWHPNGQGGGTSNWHHSARGRNSTWHTEGTGNFSSWKCRSYGGNWQSSSHGANSWNFGSSGDTYLLEPPKYNKERYTWQWQEKDVTDVLPYRDRNNRSDSLGFTSDKLTSEGALDFGTSRQPESKAPRNSGKSGSPSRDKIHRWTPYPSQKSTEQQSWFEDVSKATEKMDSIFLPLTESSVKGKTCEAAASIPKVKKWEVSSRSNVTLDYPGSSDEKPDKDDGRSSRMPSLKSPLLNIMDVKLSSQKLDTKSLFKNVKSLLFSPSIKEQNHLKALNLEANNLPSLSSEQHDASAGDLQGNSKDTLSSNLGEHVDNLGEAEQKPKDVQSNHSLQNAPLNSCKNTSDQNMGETGKASPKNEFRLHSLEDVSDDELTGREKVEEKQSPSVSSCLLCDTPEGQLAASEKDVDEKPSASSIASADLKDSAFQMESTDSPSNRQELLHVGLKTSSQEGEVNEEHVKSGGRFEVEGFENHSDHELQKGGSQSLGLLPDLSKLGLPASLQRDLTRHISLKSKVGIHLPEPNLNNARRIRNVSGHRRSETEKESGLKPTLRQILSASRRNVNWDQVIQQVSKKKQELGKGLPRFGIEMVPLIQNDQESLELVEESDLSTLEGFQWEGISLAAPGSARKRSFSESSVIADRHPSAYSFFSEQPKAKECEERQVVAARRLHDITSGYEASVDIRADLKQETSSLSLSPFESERTETTGRKHSLQATSELTGFIKAEQDSPDKRAPLLEKPNVLEVSEENPLASSDVLLAVSNNIDAATDSSYTSGTEQNDSQGIGKKRRATGEGSSPEIPSLERKNKRRKIKGKKERSQVDQLLAVSLREEELSKSLHNVDNNLLQARAALQAAYVEIQRLLVLKQQITMEMSALRSQRIQVLQGLQESYGPSELSEQLPVSVSTERRNSKSLVSADLLPTGSFLPLLDTLSPVPSLGPSVHVNTLTPFHSGITFTTPPDSSVQIKQEPVSPEASEENVNSVLQSSLCASRTEVVAQKEGSV